In Beggiatoa leptomitoformis, the genomic window CTTTAGCGTGATGGGACGGGTAAAAATCTAATATAACGGTATATTTATACCCATTTTCACCCGTATTCGTCAAAAAACAGCGATAATTTGCACGCCTCAAGTCCATAACAGGAGATGTGTATCTATTGCTGTAACAAGCATTACCGCAAAAGGGGCAATACATTCAGCATGTTTAAACAATTCCTTAATACAATAACATTGCTTGGTCTATCTATGGGTGCTTGTATCGCGCTCGCGGCTGAACCTTACACCGTGCGAGAATATTCTATTCCCACCACAGTAACACTCGGCGGCACAGTTGTTCCTTATAAAGAAGTTACTTTTTCCGCGCAATTATCGGGGCGTGTAGAACGACTTGCAGGAGAAGAAGGCGCAGGCTTTGCCAAAGACACGGTTTTAGTTGCATTAAATAACAATGAATTGCTTGCACAACGCCGCTCAGCCATTGCACAAATGATGAATGCAGATGCCACGTTACGCAATGCCAACGTGCAATACAATCGAGAACTATGGTCGCCTAACTCCCCCACACAAGCACCCGGTGGCATGGGAATGCCCAATATGTTTGACCAATTTTTTACCAAACCCGCAAGCGATTTTTTCGGGCAAAGTAGTAGTTTTTTAGATCGCCAAGCGGATTTACATCGTTACGGCACACAAACAGAACAAGCACGTAACGCCCTATTACAAGCGCAGTCACAAATCGAACAAATTGATGCAAAACTGCGTGATACCGTGAGTAAAGCACCCTTTGAAGGGGTTATTACCAAAAAATTTATTGAAGTTGGCGATACAGTTCAACCCGGTCAAGCCTTACTCCAATTTGCAGATACCAAATACCTACAAATCGTTGTTGATGTTCCTGCCCGCTTAGTTGCCAGTTTAAGCGTTGGTGTGCGTGTTCCCGCCCGTTTAGATGTTGCTAACCAAGTGATTGAAGCACGAGTTGCCCAAATCTTTCCCACCGCAGACCCACAACGCCACACCGTTACCGTTAAATTTGACTTACCCATTAGCACCCGCACAGGTCCAGGACAATATGCACAAGTAGAAATTCAAGACCTGACAATACCCCCACAAACACTAGCCATTATTCCTAAAACAGCATTGGTATGGCGAGGTAGTTTACCCGGTGTCTATGTTCTTGAACGAGAACGTCGAGCATTGCGCCTTGTGCGCATAGGACGGGAAATGGATGCACAAAATGTGAGCATTTTAAGTGGTTTAAAAGCAGGTGATACGATTGAGTTAAGTCCTATTCCGGGGACAACTTCAGGCTGGGTTTCTGCACCAACCGAAACGCACCAATAGCACCCATTCAAGAATAAATTAAGCAAGGCTAAACACCAGAATTGTCTGCATCAAGATTTCCTGTGTTAGCAACTATAAAAGTTATCAGTTTGATAAAGCTGAATGTTTTAACTCAACATCTTTGTTTATTCGGCACTACCCGATATTTAAATGACTGTTAAAGCCGTGCGGAATCATCTTAACTGACCACCCACACCCTACAGATAGTTCTGTTCACCTACCTACTAATAACAGATTATTCATGGCAATGACTGAACATAATTCCCAACAACCTTCCCCCGACAGCCCCCAATTGTCTGCAACTGCGCCCAAACCCCACCTTGGGATTGCAGGACAAATGGCACACGCTTTTATTGAATCGCCCCTATCACCACTGCTTTTTATCGCAATGTTTTTTATGGGCTTACTGGGAATATTTTTTACACCGCGTCAAGAAGACCCACAAATATCTGTCCCTATGGTGGATATTTTTATCCAGTATAACGGTGCATCTGCCGAACAAGTTGCAAGCCTTGCCATAGACCCCTTACAACGGATTATGAGCGAAATACCCGGTGTTAAACATGTTTATTCCATGTCAGACCATGGACAAGGTGTGGTCACAATAGAATTTGACGTGGGCGAAAAAATGGAAAACTCCGTTTTTAAAGTGCATGACAAACTCCAAAGCAACATGGAAAAAATGCCGCCCGGTGTCTCGCCACCATTGGTTAAACCCAAAGGCATTGATGATGTTCCCGTTGTGGCATTAACACTGTGGTCAGAAGCAGTGGATGATGGCGTATTACGTACTTTAGCCCTAGATGTCATGCAAAACTTGAAAGAAATCCCCAATACAGGACAAAGTTTTGTTGTAGGCGGGAGAGCAGAGCAAGTGCGGGTAGAAGTGATTCCTGAACGACTTTCTGGTTTTTCCATCAGTTTAGAACAAGTTGCAAATACGATTCAAACCGCTAACAGCCAAACACAAGCGGGACATATTGAAACCGAAAACGGATTTTTCACGGTTTACACCGGTAGTTTTTTACGTAATGCGGAAGACGTTGCCCGTTTAGTTGTCGGTACACATTTAGATGTACCTGTTTATGTCCGTGACATTGCAACCGTGACGCAAGAACCCGCTGAACCACAACAAATGGTCAACTTTTTTTCGGGCAAAGCCTATAACTACATGACAGCAAGCAGTGCAGCAAATACACCGCGTACAGTGCCAAATATTGACGGCGCGTCCGCAGTTACCATTGCCATTGCGAAAAAAATTAATACCAATGGAGTAAGTGTTGCGAATGCCGTATTAGCACAAATTGACAGATTGAAAGGGCAATTAATCCCAGATAATGTGCATGTCGAAGTGACTCGCAACTATGGTAAAACGGCAAATGACAAAGTAAATAGCTTGATTATTAAACTTTTTATCGCAACAGGTGCAGTCACTATTTTAGTCTTGGTTTGGTTAGGTTTTCGTCCTGCAATCGTTGTAACTTTAGTGATTCCTGTTGTCATATTAATCACCGTTTTTTCCGCATGGATACTAGGTTTTACCATAGACCGCGTTAGTTTATTCGCGCTAATTTTTTCTATTGGCATTTTGGTTGATGATGCGATTGTTGTTGTTGAAAACATTTATCGACGCTGGTTATTAGAAGAATCCACTTCCAATGAAATTGCGGTTGATGCAGTGCGTGAAGTTGGTAATCCGACTATTTTAGCCACATTTACCGTTGTTGCCGCATTACTACCAATGGGTTTTGTCTCTGGCATGATGGGACCCTATATGGCACCGATTCCCGCATTAGGCTCTGTGGCAATGTTATTTTCCCTTTTTGCCGCCTTCGTGTTCACACCTTGGCTCGCCCGTTGGCTCAAGCCTTCTATGCAAGCATTACAGAAAGCCGAACAAGTAGAACACCGCTTTAACGAACGCATGAACCGCCTGTTTAAAGCGACTATTCCACCGTTATATCAAGAACGTTGGAAAGGCTGGACATTTCTTGGCAGTTTATTGTTATTGTTTGG contains:
- a CDS encoding efflux RND transporter periplasmic adaptor subunit; protein product: MFKQFLNTITLLGLSMGACIALAAEPYTVREYSIPTTVTLGGTVVPYKEVTFSAQLSGRVERLAGEEGAGFAKDTVLVALNNNELLAQRRSAIAQMMNADATLRNANVQYNRELWSPNSPTQAPGGMGMPNMFDQFFTKPASDFFGQSSSFLDRQADLHRYGTQTEQARNALLQAQSQIEQIDAKLRDTVSKAPFEGVITKKFIEVGDTVQPGQALLQFADTKYLQIVVDVPARLVASLSVGVRVPARLDVANQVIEARVAQIFPTADPQRHTVTVKFDLPISTRTGPGQYAQVEIQDLTIPPQTLAIIPKTALVWRGSLPGVYVLERERRALRLVRIGREMDAQNVSILSGLKAGDTIELSPIPGTTSGWVSAPTETHQ